A genomic stretch from Pararhizobium sp. IMCC21322 includes:
- a CDS encoding NAD-dependent succinate-semialdehyde dehydrogenase, whose translation MADSHKKLADMLSDPKLLATKAFSGGDWVDADDGKTFDVTNPANGEVIAKVADLGRAETAVAIGKASKAQVEWAKQTGKERSAILRKWYELMVENADDLGTILTSEQGKPFAEAKGEVLYGASFIEWFAEEAKRVYGETIPGHQRDKRITVIRQPIGVAASITPWNFPNAMITRKVGPALAVGCGFVARPAAETPLSALALGVLAERAGLPKGLLSIIPSSRSSDIGKEFCENPSVRKLTFTGSTEVGRILLKQAADQVMKCSMELGGNAPFIVFDDADLDAAIEGAMISKYRNNGQTCVCANRIYVQAGVYDAFAKKLADAVNKMTVGDGLSEGAQLGPLINADAVEKVEQHIADAKAKGGEILTGGNRHALGGTFFEPTIITGATKDMLFSTEETFGPVAPLYKFETTEEVIELANDTIFGLAAYFYANDLSRVTQVSEALEYGMVGVNTGLISTEVAPFGGVKQSGLGREGSHHGTDDYLEMKYICISV comes from the coding sequence ATGGCAGATTCACACAAGAAACTTGCAGACATGCTCTCAGATCCGAAGCTTTTGGCGACAAAAGCCTTTTCGGGTGGTGATTGGGTGGATGCAGATGATGGTAAAACCTTTGACGTGACCAATCCGGCAAATGGCGAAGTGATTGCCAAAGTTGCTGATTTAGGCCGCGCCGAAACCGCTGTAGCGATTGGCAAAGCATCAAAAGCGCAGGTGGAATGGGCCAAACAGACCGGTAAAGAACGTTCGGCAATTCTGCGTAAATGGTATGAATTGATGGTCGAGAATGCCGATGATCTGGGAACCATCCTGACCAGCGAGCAGGGCAAGCCCTTTGCCGAGGCCAAAGGGGAAGTGCTCTATGGCGCTTCCTTTATCGAATGGTTTGCAGAAGAAGCAAAACGCGTCTACGGCGAAACCATTCCCGGTCACCAGCGCGACAAGCGCATTACAGTCATTCGCCAGCCGATTGGTGTCGCAGCGTCTATCACACCCTGGAACTTCCCCAATGCCATGATTACGCGCAAAGTTGGTCCGGCACTGGCGGTTGGTTGCGGCTTTGTCGCACGGCCTGCCGCTGAAACGCCCTTGTCAGCGTTGGCGCTGGGTGTATTGGCAGAACGGGCAGGGCTGCCAAAAGGCCTGCTGTCCATTATTCCATCCTCCCGGTCTTCTGATATTGGCAAGGAATTCTGCGAAAACCCGTCCGTCCGGAAACTGACCTTTACTGGCTCAACCGAAGTTGGCCGTATTCTGCTCAAACAGGCCGCCGATCAGGTCATGAAATGCTCTATGGAACTGGGCGGCAACGCGCCATTCATCGTATTTGACGATGCCGATCTTGATGCCGCCATCGAAGGCGCGATGATCTCGAAATATCGCAACAATGGTCAAACCTGCGTTTGCGCCAATCGCATCTATGTCCAGGCTGGTGTCTATGATGCCTTTGCCAAAAAACTGGCTGACGCAGTGAACAAGATGACGGTTGGTGATGGCCTCAGCGAAGGGGCACAACTGGGACCGCTCATCAATGCTGATGCGGTTGAAAAGGTTGAACAGCACATCGCCGATGCCAAGGCAAAGGGCGGTGAAATTCTGACCGGCGGCAATCGACACGCCTTGGGTGGCACCTTCTTTGAACCAACGATCATTACCGGCGCTACAAAGGATATGCTGTTTTCCACCGAGGAGACTTTCGGGCCTGTTGCGCCACTGTATAAATTCGAAACGACAGAAGAAGTTATCGAACTGGCCAATGACACGATTTTCGGTCTGGCGGCTTATTTCTATGCCAATGATCTGTCCCGCGTGACGCAGGTTTCCGAAGCGTTGGAATATGGCATGGTTGGGGTCAATACGGGCCTCATCTCAACAGAAGTCGCGCCCTTTGGCGGCGTCAAACAGTCCGGCCTCGGGCGCGAAGGCAGCCACCACGGCACTGATGATTATCTGGAGATGAAATATATATGCATCTCTGTTTAA
- a CDS encoding ABC transporter ATP-binding protein, with the protein MTEKPIISARDLSVHFTLRGGALFSTQTLKAVEGVNLDIPKGSFFGLVGESGSGKTTLGRAFLKALSITRGEARFNDGEVDYDLVTLPKDKLRDYRKRAQLIFQDPYAALSPRMTVRDIIAEPLEVMGLTSSREETDERVREIAAKCRLNLEHLRRFPHAFSGGQRQRISIARALVSNPRFVVADESVAALDVSIQADILNLLKDLQKELGLTYLFISHDLSVVAHICDHVAVMYLGRLVETAPTRELFAAPRHPYTKALLSAIPSLDPDNKGDAQKLEGEIPSPTNPPSGCKFHTRCPYAIDICKSVEPELTHSGMEHDVACHRWEELAEA; encoded by the coding sequence ATGACCGAGAAGCCGATCATTTCTGCCCGCGATTTGTCCGTGCATTTCACTTTGCGCGGTGGCGCGCTGTTTTCAACACAGACGCTGAAAGCCGTTGAAGGCGTCAATCTGGATATTCCCAAGGGGTCCTTTTTCGGGCTTGTTGGCGAAAGCGGTTCCGGCAAGACAACATTGGGTCGCGCTTTTCTGAAAGCTCTGAGTATTACCCGCGGCGAAGCACGCTTTAATGATGGCGAGGTCGACTATGATCTTGTGACGCTGCCCAAGGACAAGTTGCGCGATTATCGCAAACGGGCACAGTTGATTTTCCAGGATCCCTATGCGGCGCTCAGCCCGCGCATGACGGTGCGCGACATTATTGCAGAGCCGCTTGAAGTGATGGGTCTGACTTCCTCACGCGAAGAAACCGATGAACGCGTGCGTGAGATTGCCGCCAAATGCCGGCTCAATCTGGAACATCTTCGCCGCTTTCCACACGCGTTTTCCGGTGGTCAGCGACAGCGCATTTCAATTGCCCGGGCTCTTGTTTCCAATCCGCGCTTTGTTGTCGCCGATGAAAGTGTTGCGGCGCTGGATGTGTCCATTCAGGCTGATATTCTGAACCTGCTGAAGGATTTGCAGAAGGAATTGGGGCTGACCTATCTGTTCATCAGCCATGATTTGTCGGTCGTTGCGCATATCTGTGATCATGTGGCTGTTATGTATCTGGGACGTCTTGTCGAGACCGCACCAACTCGTGAACTGTTTGCAGCGCCCCGTCATCCCTACACCAAGGCGCTGCTCTCCGCGATCCCATCGCTGGACCCGGACAACAAGGGTGATGCTCAGAAACTTGAAGGGGAAATCCCCTCCCCGACCAACCCGCCATCAGGCTGCAAGTTTCACACCCGCTGCCCTTACGCGATTGATATCTGCAAATCCGTCGAACCTGAATTGACGCATTCGGGCATGGAGCACGATGTGGCCTGTCATCGCTGGGAAGAACTGGCTGAGGCTTAG
- a CDS encoding ABC transporter ATP-binding protein, which translates to MTLLTVDNLTLQFDTDEGRITAVDGVSFEVNAGEVLGLVGESGSGKSVTAKSLMKLNPGNAIYSPESKITLSLENETVDVLSLKDNKSLRIVRGGSVSMIFQEPMASFAPAITIGDQMVEQLVLHKKISKKEAKALSVDMLDRVGISDAAKRFSQYAFELSGGMRQRAMIAMALSTNPKLLIADEPTTALDVTIQAQVIDLMKDLVTEFNMGIIFITHDLGVIAQTADKVAVMYLGKIIEYGSVRDVIRTPIHPYTQGLINAIPKLDDLDAELTPVAGDIPSPLERPSGCVFHTRCPVAEPMCSQQVPDMTAFDANHTAACLVAARERSAA; encoded by the coding sequence ATGACCCTGCTGACTGTTGATAATCTCACGCTGCAATTCGATACCGACGAAGGTCGCATCACTGCAGTGGATGGCGTGTCTTTCGAAGTGAATGCCGGTGAAGTTCTGGGGCTTGTCGGGGAATCCGGCTCGGGAAAATCCGTCACGGCCAAATCGCTGATGAAGCTCAATCCGGGCAATGCAATTTACTCCCCCGAAAGCAAGATCACGCTGTCACTTGAAAATGAAACCGTGGATGTTCTGTCCTTGAAGGACAACAAGTCGCTGCGCATTGTGCGTGGTGGTTCTGTATCGATGATTTTTCAGGAACCAATGGCCAGTTTTGCACCTGCCATTACCATTGGCGATCAAATGGTTGAGCAATTGGTGTTGCACAAGAAAATCAGCAAGAAAGAGGCTAAGGCCCTTTCAGTGGATATGCTGGACCGGGTTGGCATTTCCGATGCGGCCAAACGGTTTAGCCAATATGCCTTCGAACTGTCTGGCGGCATGCGCCAGCGTGCGATGATTGCCATGGCGCTGTCGACCAATCCAAAACTGTTGATTGCGGATGAGCCGACAACCGCACTGGATGTCACCATTCAGGCTCAAGTTATTGATCTGATGAAAGATCTGGTGACTGAATTCAATATGGGCATCATATTCATCACCCATGATCTTGGGGTCATTGCACAAACTGCCGACAAGGTGGCTGTGATGTATCTTGGCAAGATCATTGAATATGGCTCCGTACGCGATGTCATCAGAACACCGATTCATCCCTACACGCAGGGCCTGATCAATGCGATCCCGAAGCTGGATGATCTGGATGCGGAACTGACACCGGTCGCAGGTGACATACCGAGCCCTCTGGAGCGGCCTTCCGGGTGTGTGTTTCACACCCGTTGTCCGGTCGCAGAGCCAATGTGCAGCCAACAGGTTCCTGACATGACGGCATTTGACGCCAACCATACTGCGGCCTGTCTGGTCGCGGCCCGCGAGCGGAGTGCTGCATGA
- a CDS encoding ABC transporter permease yields MSATTADPKDLAKAAKLKEEYFTASQGQLIWARFKSNRSAMIALWALIIMISMGIFAPFLSPYDPTIAGRDSEYENGAPQIPKFWDENGFSVRPFIYSSTRERSIKTNFRWVTTIDREERRYVEFFVEGWEYSLVDIAWDLPGDLLDINVKTLTFDSHLFGVAEGGIHLFGTDSSGKDIFGRTLHAVWTSLAVGTLGVLISFVLALIIGGAAGYFGGWIDSSLQMLTDAIRTVPPIPLFMALAAFMPDSWSSETRFFFISIILGLIGWPTLARRIRTHLLTERSQEYVLAAELCGASSGHVIRKHLLPSFTSYIIVDLMISFPYMVRSETALSFIGLGLKDPVNSLGSMMQNVSQADVLLNYQWYFIPVVFFVALVLAFVFVGDGLRDAADPYSSVKK; encoded by the coding sequence ATGAGCGCAACAACCGCAGACCCAAAAGATCTGGCCAAAGCCGCCAAGCTGAAAGAAGAGTATTTCACTGCCTCCCAAGGGCAGTTGATTTGGGCTCGGTTCAAAAGCAATCGGTCCGCCATGATAGCGCTTTGGGCGCTGATCATCATGATCAGCATGGGCATATTCGCGCCTTTCCTTTCACCCTATGATCCCACAATTGCGGGTCGTGACAGCGAATATGAGAATGGCGCGCCGCAAATCCCGAAATTCTGGGATGAAAATGGATTTTCTGTACGACCGTTTATTTACTCATCTACCCGCGAGCGCTCTATCAAAACCAACTTTCGCTGGGTCACCACGATTGATCGCGAAGAGCGTCGCTATGTGGAATTTTTTGTTGAGGGGTGGGAGTACAGCCTTGTTGATATTGCATGGGACCTACCAGGCGATCTGCTGGATATCAATGTCAAGACGCTGACCTTTGACAGCCATTTGTTTGGCGTTGCGGAAGGCGGCATTCACCTGTTCGGCACCGATTCCAGTGGTAAGGATATTTTCGGCCGAACGCTGCATGCGGTCTGGACTTCGCTTGCGGTGGGTACGCTGGGGGTTCTGATTTCCTTTGTGTTGGCACTGATCATTGGCGGTGCAGCGGGGTATTTTGGCGGCTGGATTGATTCCTCATTGCAAATGCTCACAGATGCCATTCGAACGGTGCCACCGATTCCGCTGTTTATGGCCCTGGCAGCGTTCATGCCGGATTCGTGGAGTTCGGAAACACGGTTCTTCTTTATCTCCATCATTCTGGGATTGATTGGCTGGCCTACGCTTGCAAGGCGCATCCGGACCCATTTGCTGACCGAGCGCAGCCAGGAATACGTGTTGGCGGCTGAATTGTGCGGCGCCTCATCCGGGCATGTAATCCGCAAGCATCTGCTGCCCAGTTTTACCAGCTACATCATCGTCGATCTGATGATTTCATTTCCTTATATGGTGCGCTCTGAAACCGCGCTTTCCTTCATCGGACTTGGTCTGAAAGACCCTGTGAATTCACTGGGTTCGATGATGCAGAATGTTTCGCAAGCCGATGTTCTATTGAACTACCAATGGTATTTTATTCCCGTCGTGTTTTTCGTTGCTCTTGTGCTGGCCTTTGTGTTTGTCGGCGATGGATTACGTGATGCGGCCGATCCCTATTCAAGCGTGAAAAAATAA
- a CDS encoding ABC transporter permease, whose amino-acid sequence MGRFLQFTLMRAVMAIFTLLTVSLIVFTLMELVPGSCAERYLAFKNTQGAQISIDDIQAEERRLGLDRPFAVRWVSWVSNVMFRGEFGDSCILRLDINQLLGDKFWISLMICLAALIAAYLIAIPVGIISASSNNAFANNSLRFVSYLGLALPNFLLALIIMLISTVFFGDSLTGLFSKEYRDAAWSMAKFWDFLSRAWLPIFILGWSATAFALQTVRALMLDENGKLYVTAASARGIGGWTLLWRYPARHALGPVINSLGFDLNRIFNELPIIALILTLTEAGALLIEALARSNDQQLAGAIIFLLTATIVVLNFVTDILLALMDPRVRRGMMG is encoded by the coding sequence ATGGGGCGCTTCTTACAATTCACGTTAATGCGGGCAGTGATGGCGATTTTTACGCTACTCACAGTGTCGCTGATCGTGTTTACACTTATGGAGCTGGTTCCCGGCAGTTGCGCTGAACGGTATCTTGCCTTCAAGAACACCCAGGGCGCGCAAATCAGCATTGATGATATTCAGGCGGAAGAACGCCGCCTTGGCCTGGATCGCCCCTTTGCGGTGCGCTGGGTCAGTTGGGTCAGCAATGTGATGTTCCGCGGTGAATTCGGCGATAGCTGTATTTTGCGTCTCGATATCAACCAGCTTCTGGGCGACAAATTCTGGATCAGTCTGATGATCTGTCTGGCAGCTCTGATCGCCGCGTACCTCATCGCCATTCCGGTGGGCATTATTTCAGCCTCATCGAACAATGCTTTTGCCAACAACTCACTCAGGTTTGTCTCTTATCTGGGCCTGGCTCTGCCAAACTTCCTGCTGGCCCTCATCATAATGCTGATTTCGACAGTGTTTTTCGGCGATTCCTTAACGGGACTGTTTTCCAAAGAGTACCGTGATGCCGCCTGGTCGATGGCCAAGTTCTGGGATTTCTTATCCCGAGCCTGGTTGCCAATTTTCATTCTGGGGTGGTCCGCCACAGCCTTTGCACTGCAAACCGTCAGAGCGTTGATGCTGGATGAAAATGGCAAACTCTATGTCACTGCCGCTTCTGCCAGGGGCATTGGCGGATGGACCCTTTTATGGCGCTATCCGGCCCGACACGCGTTGGGGCCGGTGATCAATTCGCTCGGATTTGATCTGAACCGTATCTTCAATGAACTGCCTATTATCGCGCTGATTCTAACGCTGACCGAAGCCGGCGCCCTTTTGATTGAAGCACTGGCACGTTCAAATGATCAGCAATTGGCCGGTGCCATTATTTTCCTTCTGACAGCAACAATTGTTGTCCTGAATTTTGTGACTGACATTCTTTTGGCGTTGATGGACCCGCGCGTGCGTCGCGGGATGATGGGGTAG
- a CDS encoding ABC transporter substrate-binding protein: MKKLFLTGVAFAALSSTAYAAGCPEVTVADMMGVAAGEYPQQFELAEFQAAASCTLAFQENPAIGDLNAKIQGNPDLPALADRLPSEPLVVAPYEMIGSYGGTLDALSNATEAGTSDFLSTRHVNLVRYSDDLQTIVPNVAKSWSWNDDYTEVTFSLRAGHKWSDGAPFTAEDVKFWYDNIALDPNINEKPKDYVLVGGERMTVEVIDPQTVKFILPAPKPGLIAHFATSFAQGFQPKHFLGQFHPDISADADEKATALGFENGYDVIKAYFGNSDWTDTPSPLLNSPDKVANMPAAVVPTLESFITVADSTEGRHYVANPYFFMVDTAGNQLPYINEQDEVYANDNQVRLLKLINGEVDYKTQSLQLSDAPLLLENQEKGGYSVQLKPKIAMHAFSFNVTSADEEKRKVFGDFNFRKAMSIAINREELNEVAYFGQGTIQQFTGFSPVPDFVDPKWKTFATEFAPDEANSLLDEVGLADADGDGFRDLPNGDPLVLNLQFATQGIAGQVVELVGQYWSNVGIKTTVKEVTPDEYRSAQSSNQLDVGLWEKGQPLGIILGNNELWVPPFENYFAHRVGMLWAEYVDTNGAKGVKPPEYVMQLIEDINAFQSEPVGTDKSNMLGARMVENMTGNLLFIGTALTPDPIYVNNKLKNVPEFKTASYEYYRTYPYRGAQWFLEE, translated from the coding sequence ATGAAGAAACTATTTTTAACAGGCGTCGCGTTCGCCGCGCTATCCAGCACAGCTTATGCTGCTGGATGCCCGGAAGTAACCGTCGCCGATATGATGGGCGTTGCCGCGGGTGAATATCCGCAGCAATTTGAGCTCGCTGAATTTCAAGCTGCAGCAAGCTGCACACTGGCGTTCCAGGAAAATCCTGCCATTGGCGATCTGAACGCTAAGATTCAGGGCAATCCTGATCTGCCAGCGCTGGCAGATCGTTTGCCTTCCGAGCCTCTTGTTGTTGCCCCATACGAAATGATCGGCAGCTATGGCGGCACATTGGATGCCCTGTCCAATGCGACAGAAGCCGGCACATCCGATTTCCTGTCCACGCGTCACGTCAATCTGGTTCGTTATTCCGATGATCTTCAGACCATCGTTCCAAATGTTGCGAAAAGCTGGTCCTGGAATGACGATTATACAGAAGTAACCTTCTCGCTGCGTGCAGGTCACAAATGGTCGGATGGTGCACCATTCACAGCCGAAGATGTAAAATTCTGGTACGATAACATCGCGCTTGATCCAAACATCAATGAAAAGCCAAAAGACTATGTGCTGGTTGGCGGCGAGCGTATGACTGTTGAGGTGATTGATCCGCAGACAGTTAAATTCATTCTGCCAGCGCCAAAACCTGGTCTGATCGCTCACTTTGCAACATCATTTGCACAGGGCTTCCAGCCCAAGCATTTTCTGGGTCAGTTTCACCCGGATATAAGTGCTGATGCGGATGAAAAAGCCACAGCATTGGGTTTTGAAAATGGCTATGACGTCATCAAAGCCTATTTCGGCAATTCAGACTGGACAGATACCCCGTCACCACTGCTGAACAGCCCGGATAAGGTTGCCAACATGCCAGCCGCCGTGGTTCCAACGCTGGAATCATTCATCACAGTTGCGGACTCCACTGAGGGCCGTCACTATGTTGCAAATCCTTACTTCTTCATGGTGGACACTGCTGGTAATCAGCTCCCATACATCAATGAGCAGGATGAAGTTTACGCAAATGACAACCAGGTGCGTTTGCTGAAACTGATCAATGGCGAAGTGGACTACAAGACACAGTCCCTGCAATTGTCAGATGCACCGCTGCTTCTGGAAAATCAGGAAAAGGGCGGCTACTCCGTCCAATTGAAGCCAAAAATCGCGATGCACGCATTTTCGTTCAACGTGACTTCGGCTGATGAGGAAAAACGCAAAGTCTTCGGCGATTTCAATTTCCGCAAGGCCATGTCAATTGCCATCAACCGCGAAGAACTGAACGAAGTCGCGTATTTCGGTCAAGGCACCATCCAGCAGTTCACCGGCTTCTCTCCGGTACCGGATTTTGTCGATCCCAAATGGAAGACATTTGCTACTGAATTTGCGCCTGATGAAGCAAACTCACTGCTCGACGAAGTCGGCCTAGCTGATGCAGACGGCGATGGCTTCCGTGATTTGCCAAATGGCGATCCGCTGGTTCTGAACCTGCAATTCGCGACACAGGGTATTGCCGGACAAGTTGTTGAACTGGTCGGTCAGTACTGGTCAAATGTGGGCATCAAAACCACTGTTAAGGAAGTGACACCGGATGAGTATCGTTCGGCTCAGTCTTCCAATCAGCTGGATGTGGGTCTTTGGGAAAAAGGCCAGCCACTTGGTATTATCCTTGGCAACAATGAGCTCTGGGTTCCACCATTTGAGAACTATTTTGCACACCGCGTTGGTATGTTGTGGGCTGAATATGTGGACACAAACGGCGCCAAAGGCGTGAAGCCACCGGAATATGTCATGCAGTTGATTGAAGACATCAACGCATTTCAGTCCGAGCCTGTTGGCACAGACAAGTCCAACATGCTGGGTGCACGTATGGTTGAGAACATGACCGGCAATCTGCTGTTCATCGGTACGGCTCTGACGCCTGATCCGATCTATGTGAACAACAAGCTGAAAAATGTTCCGGAATTCAAAACTGCGTCTTATGAGTATTATCGGACATACCCATATCGCGGAGCTCAGTGGTTCCTGGAAGAATAA
- a CDS encoding alkaline phosphatase family protein — MKKKILMIVIDQFRADCLNGALSGHIKLPHLQALMRESTCFKRHYTVTSPCGPSRASLLTGLYAMNHRSIRNGNPLPRQHPTLASEFRKAGYEPLLFGYTDVSADPHFLHPNDPDLKNYEGLAPGFSEVVRLRSESNSSWIGNLKTKGYNIPAAYWDLFKPVAANGNMAPAISDPALYAAEDSDTAYLTNRTLEELCAREQQDWLSLVTYIRPHPPLVAPAPYNKAFAPSELPAPVRPQSLEKHKEAHPYFAANYTHPANQGLYIGFDGRQDLMSDDDVAELRAVYAGLAMEVDHHIGRILNYLRDSGQFDDTLIVVTADHGEMLGDHYMWGKETPHEAALHVPLIIRDPHNPQSHGTEINHFTETIDITPTLLDWVGEEPNISFNGKSLLPFLKGEPPQSWRSHIFAEVDFGDPLEPTRFQEAFGLSQFQSNFAVIRDDRFKYVHFNGGLPPLLFDMQADPQEFNNLAAEPSHASELLHYANVMLDHRMSFAHHATSRMKIKETGIQYA; from the coding sequence TTGAAGAAAAAAATTCTGATGATCGTCATTGATCAGTTTCGCGCAGACTGTCTCAATGGTGCACTATCTGGGCATATCAAACTGCCGCATTTGCAGGCGCTGATGCGGGAAAGCACTTGTTTCAAGCGCCATTATACAGTGACATCTCCATGCGGGCCGTCCCGCGCCAGCCTTTTGACCGGCCTTTACGCCATGAACCATCGGTCAATTCGCAATGGCAACCCGCTCCCCAGACAGCATCCGACCCTCGCCTCCGAATTCCGCAAGGCAGGATATGAGCCCCTGTTGTTTGGCTATACCGATGTAAGCGCCGATCCCCATTTTCTGCATCCCAATGACCCGGATTTGAAAAATTATGAAGGCCTTGCCCCCGGATTTTCAGAGGTCGTCAGACTACGATCGGAGAGCAATTCGTCGTGGATCGGGAACTTGAAAACCAAAGGCTACAATATTCCGGCAGCCTATTGGGACCTGTTTAAACCTGTTGCGGCAAATGGCAACATGGCACCGGCGATCTCCGATCCTGCCCTTTATGCAGCTGAAGACAGCGATACCGCATATTTAACAAACCGGACACTGGAGGAATTATGCGCCAGAGAGCAGCAGGACTGGCTTTCTCTGGTAACCTATATTCGCCCACATCCACCTCTGGTAGCGCCGGCGCCTTACAATAAAGCATTTGCGCCTTCAGAATTGCCAGCACCAGTGCGCCCCCAAAGCCTTGAAAAACACAAAGAGGCCCATCCATATTTCGCCGCAAATTATACACATCCCGCCAATCAGGGTCTGTATATCGGTTTCGATGGCCGTCAGGATTTGATGTCAGACGACGATGTTGCCGAGTTGCGCGCTGTCTATGCCGGATTGGCGATGGAGGTGGATCACCATATTGGCCGGATTCTGAATTATTTGCGGGACAGTGGGCAATTTGACGATACGCTGATTGTTGTCACGGCGGACCATGGGGAAATGTTGGGTGATCACTATATGTGGGGCAAGGAAACGCCGCATGAGGCCGCGCTTCACGTTCCACTCATCATCCGCGATCCGCATAATCCGCAAAGTCACGGGACTGAAATCAATCATTTCACCGAAACTATCGACATCACGCCAACCTTGCTGGATTGGGTTGGTGAAGAGCCAAATATCAGCTTCAACGGCAAGTCCCTGTTGCCCTTCCTGAAAGGAGAGCCACCCCAATCCTGGCGCAGCCACATTTTTGCTGAGGTAGATTTTGGTGACCCGCTGGAGCCAACCCGTTTTCAGGAAGCGTTTGGCCTGTCACAGTTCCAGTCGAATTTTGCCGTCATTCGTGATGATCGCTTCAAATATGTCCATTTTAACGGCGGGTTACCGCCATTGCTATTTGATATGCAGGCCGACCCGCAGGAATTCAACAATCTGGCCGCAGAGCCATCCCACGCGAGCGAACTTCTGCATTACGCAAATGTGATGCTGGACCACCGCATGTCTTTTGCGCACCACGCAACCAGCCGCATGAAGATAAAGGAAACAGGAATTCAGTACGCTTAG
- a CDS encoding acyl-CoA synthetase, whose protein sequence is MQRNSNRVMNLAHFLEQSARRFPDMPGLVWGDAEWSWSALNARVNAMARALVEIHGVQKGDRIVVQSHNCNQVFESAFACWRVGAIWVPANFRGSPDDLSWIVRSSGAKGMIIQSVFADHASHCADDLEFMISIGASGFGTDYDALVDQYQDATTPLCDAEYDDPCWLFYTSGTTGFPKAAVLTHGQMAFVVTNHLSDLMPGTTENDASIAVAPMSHGAGVHMLMQVARGVPTILPASIGFDAEEIWQLIERWRVSNLFSVPTIVKMLVEHPAVDSVDHSSLRHVIYAGAPMYRTDQIAALEKLGPVLVQYFGLGEVTGAITVLRPDLHEDGSTEARREGTCGTARTGMQIQIQDANGHEVAPSETGEFCIIGPAVFSGYWDNPNANAEAFRNGWFCTGDVGHMDADGFFYLTGRKSDMYISGGSNIYPRETEEKFLLHPAISEVAIFGYPDPKWGEIGIAVCVPAKGQTIEAEGLRNWLTGKVASYKMPKSIVFWDELPKSGYGKITKKLVRAEYERRLAEGAET, encoded by the coding sequence ATGCAACGCAATTCCAATCGGGTCATGAACCTGGCGCACTTTCTGGAACAGTCTGCAAGGCGCTTTCCAGACATGCCGGGTCTCGTTTGGGGCGATGCTGAGTGGTCCTGGTCAGCACTGAATGCGCGGGTCAATGCCATGGCGCGCGCCTTGGTGGAAATCCATGGCGTGCAAAAGGGCGACCGCATTGTTGTTCAGTCGCATAATTGCAATCAGGTGTTTGAATCAGCCTTTGCCTGCTGGCGTGTTGGTGCCATCTGGGTGCCGGCCAATTTTCGCGGCAGTCCGGACGATCTGTCCTGGATTGTACGCTCCAGTGGCGCCAAGGGCATGATCATACAATCCGTGTTTGCTGATCACGCAAGCCATTGCGCTGATGATCTGGAATTCATGATATCAATCGGCGCATCCGGTTTCGGGACCGACTATGACGCGCTGGTCGACCAATACCAGGACGCCACGACGCCGCTATGTGATGCCGAGTATGATGATCCGTGTTGGCTGTTTTACACATCGGGCACGACCGGCTTTCCGAAAGCCGCCGTTCTGACCCATGGCCAGATGGCTTTTGTGGTGACCAACCATCTCAGCGATCTGATGCCCGGAACCACTGAAAATGACGCCTCGATTGCGGTTGCCCCAATGTCCCATGGCGCTGGCGTGCATATGCTGATGCAAGTGGCACGCGGTGTGCCAACCATCCTGCCCGCATCCATTGGATTTGACGCAGAAGAAATCTGGCAGTTGATCGAGCGTTGGCGTGTCAGCAATCTGTTCTCGGTTCCGACCATTGTTAAAATGCTTGTCGAGCACCCCGCTGTCGACAGCGTTGATCACAGCTCGCTTCGGCATGTCATTTATGCTGGCGCGCCAATGTACCGGACCGATCAGATTGCGGCTCTGGAAAAACTGGGCCCCGTACTGGTTCAGTATTTTGGTCTTGGTGAAGTGACCGGCGCAATTACCGTGTTGCGCCCTGATCTGCATGAAGATGGCAGCACCGAAGCGCGCCGTGAAGGCACATGTGGCACAGCCCGCACCGGTATGCAGATACAGATTCAGGACGCTAACGGCCACGAAGTCGCACCTAGCGAAACGGGAGAGTTCTGCATTATCGGACCTGCCGTATTTTCAGGCTATTGGGACAACCCGAATGCCAATGCCGAAGCCTTCCGCAATGGCTGGTTTTGCACCGGTGATGTGGGACACATGGATGCAGATGGATTCTTCTATCTGACGGGCCGGAAATCCGACATGTATATCTCCGGTGGTTCAAATATTTACCCACGCGAGACCGAAGAGAAATTTCTGCTGCATCCAGCAATTTCCGAGGTGGCAATTTTTGGGTATCCCGATCCCAAATGGGGAGAAATTGGTATTGCAGTTTGTGTGCCTGCCAAGGGCCAGACAATCGAGGCCGAAGGTTTGCGAAATTGGCTGACTGGAAAAGTCGCAAGCTACAAGATGCCAAAATCCATTGTGTTCTGGGATGAATTGCCGAAATCCGGCTATGGCAAGATTACCAAAAAACTTGTGCGTGCTGAGTATGAAAGACGGTTGGCAGAAGGTGCAGAGACGTAA